The genomic interval GAAGAGTCTTAACATCCAGTTCTCTTGTCCCCTGTCTTTTTTCTATACCCGTGTTCTCCACAATTATCGGCAATTCCACTATTTTATCCAGGTAATCCTTACTGTCATTGATAAACTTATTGGCTGCATCAATATCTTCGGGTGTTACCCCCTCAATTTGAAGCTGATATTTACTGCAGAGATAAGCATTATATATCACTCCCCCCAAAATCAATTTATCAGCTATTTTCAGCAGAGAAGAAAGAGGCCCGATTTTTGTATCAAACTTAGCTCCCGCCACAATAGCCAAAAAAGGACGCTGAGGTTCAAAGACCTTGTTCAAATTCGCTATTTCTTTCTGCATTAGCAATCCCGCGTAAGAAGGAAGAAATTTGGCAATATTATAAGTGCTGCTATGGGCTTGCCACGAACCAAAGGCATCGTTAATATACACATCAGCAAAGGCAGCTAAACCCTGAGCAAAAATATCGGCACTTTCATCTTTTGCCTCTTCTCCCTTAAACCAACGGGTATTAGGCAAATAAACGAAATCCGCTTCCCCTTTTTTTAATGCCTGCACAGCTTTGCCAATAGGGCTTAAATCCGTTATTCCGCTACTTCCTTCTGCTCTGCAATTAGGAATTATACCTTTTAACTGAAATTTATTCTTAAGATATTGAACTACGGGCAGAACAGAATCTCCTTCCGAGATGTTAATAATACCCGTCTTTTTATCAAAGGGTCTGCCTATATGCGTCATCAAAACAGGTAAACCGCCTTTTCTGTAAATATGCATTAAAGTTGGAATTGTGGCATCAATCCGCATCGTGTCTTTGATGATGCCATTTTTAACTACATTGTGGTCCATCCGCACTAGGCAGACATTGTCTTTTAAGTCCGCATCCAGCATATCGGCAATCTTGTTCATTTTCTCTATCTCCTTTTTATATGGATAGTTATATGCACATAGAGATTACTGTTAAAGGTCTTTTCTATTACGGGGATTTATCTCTTAAAATGGGGTT from Candidatus Cloacimonas sp. carries:
- a CDS encoding phosphoglycerate kinase, which encodes MNKIADMLDADLKDNVCLVRMDHNVVKNGIIKDTMRIDATIPTLMHIYRKGGLPVLMTHIGRPFDKKTGIINISEGDSVLPVVQYLKNKFQLKGIIPNCRAEGSSGITDLSPIGKAVQALKKGEADFVYLPNTRWFKGEEAKDESADIFAQGLAAFADVYINDAFGSWQAHSSTYNIAKFLPSYAGLLMQKEIANLNKVFEPQRPFLAIVAGAKFDTKIGPLSSLLKIADKLILGGVIYNAYLCSKYQLQIEGVTPEDIDAANKFINDSKDYLDKIVELPIIVENTGIEKRQGTRELDVKTLQPGTKLNYVLDVSAENFARNEIQKVFLEAGTIFVNAVMGYTALYPEGSMAMYSLIDKCSQAVKLFGGGDTIQDFKEYLPGIFAKAQNDPSYYFFTGGGAILDAIQQGSPYGMKPVQMIVRAES